Proteins from a single region of Chryseobacterium scophthalmum:
- the ccoG gene encoding cytochrome c oxidase accessory protein CcoG: protein MSIQQGNIKIPGSDGEAFRDSVGTMDDTGKRKWVFPRKPKGKFTNYRDYTSYVLLALFFGIPFLKINNNPFLLINLIDRKFFILGQSFYLQDFFILALGAVISVIFVMLFTVVFGRIFCGWLCPQTVFMEMVFRKIEYWIEGDRNKQMKLDRQSWDSEKIRKRVLKWSVFFIMSVIISHFMFMYIVGYENIFKIIQEGPLENPLHFTAMLSFSLVFYFVFTWLREQVCTLICPYGRLQGVLIDKQTINVYYDTKRGEARAKWRNGEDRKSSGKGDCIDCGQCVVVCPTGIDIRNGQQLECVNCTACIDACDEVMVKVGLPTGLVRYATEAEIETGKKLGITSRMIITTIFLALLIGFLGFLLNDRGSMEAKFIKPAGSTFFVRDGKIINNFTYTFLNKTNEKKVITIKVTHPDHAEIISSGPSKITLKGDQILKGSIGIAFPENEIKSSKQNLTIAVLDEKNEVLDTFETTFEGPFKLAL, encoded by the coding sequence ATGAGCATTCAGCAAGGTAATATAAAAATTCCGGGAAGTGATGGTGAGGCTTTCAGAGATTCTGTAGGAACAATGGACGACACAGGAAAACGGAAATGGGTTTTCCCAAGAAAGCCAAAAGGTAAGTTTACCAATTACAGAGATTATACAAGTTATGTTTTATTAGCTTTATTTTTTGGAATTCCGTTTTTAAAAATTAACAACAACCCGTTTCTTTTAATCAATCTTATCGATAGAAAATTCTTCATTCTTGGTCAGTCATTTTACCTGCAGGATTTTTTTATTTTAGCTTTAGGAGCAGTGATCTCTGTCATTTTTGTGATGCTATTTACGGTGGTTTTCGGAAGAATATTTTGTGGATGGCTGTGTCCGCAAACGGTTTTCATGGAAATGGTATTCCGAAAAATAGAATATTGGATTGAAGGTGACCGTAACAAACAGATGAAACTCGACAGACAAAGCTGGGATTCCGAAAAAATAAGAAAAAGAGTTTTAAAATGGTCTGTTTTCTTTATCATGTCAGTGATTATTTCCCACTTTATGTTTATGTACATTGTTGGCTACGAAAATATTTTTAAAATCATTCAGGAAGGACCATTAGAAAACCCTTTGCATTTTACGGCAATGCTGTCTTTTTCATTGGTTTTTTATTTTGTTTTCACTTGGTTGCGTGAGCAAGTCTGTACTTTGATTTGTCCTTATGGAAGATTACAGGGCGTATTAATCGACAAGCAGACCATCAATGTATATTACGATACAAAGAGAGGAGAAGCTCGCGCCAAATGGAGAAACGGAGAAGACAGAAAATCTTCAGGAAAAGGTGACTGTATCGATTGCGGACAATGTGTCGTGGTTTGTCCAACAGGAATTGACATCAGAAACGGTCAGCAATTAGAATGCGTCAACTGCACTGCCTGTATTGACGCTTGTGATGAGGTAATGGTAAAAGTAGGTTTACCAACCGGATTGGTGCGTTATGCCACAGAAGCAGAAATTGAAACCGGAAAAAAACTCGGAATAACTTCAAGAATGATTATTACCACAATTTTTCTGGCGTTATTGATAGGATTTTTAGGATTTTTATTAAACGACAGAGGTTCTATGGAAGCAAAATTTATAAAACCTGCAGGCTCTACATTCTTTGTGAGAGACGGAAAAATCATCAATAATTTCACCTATACTTTTCTGAATAAAACCAATGAGAAAAAAGTAATTACCATAAAAGTGACACACCCTGATCATGCCGAAATTATTTCTTCAGGACCAAGCAAAATCACATTAAAAGGTGATCAAATTCTTAAAGGATCTATTGGAATTGCTT
- a CDS encoding SMP-30/gluconolactonase/LRE family protein: MKNILNAGLVGLVLAFLNCKSPNYNAMLENTEPKLISNQFSFTEGPATDKTGNVYFTDQPNDKIYFWDWKTDKVSLFLDKTGRANGTYFDENDNLITCSDNEGEIWKIGKDKSMEVLSKGFNGKRLNGPNDLWLDGNGGIYFTDPLYRRDYWQNFKVEIPEKNLYYRNRNGKISKLETFVQPNGIIGSIKLKKLYVSDIDAGKTYVYDILGDGKLSEKKLFCEMGSDGITLDQDGNLYITGDGVTVFNTKGEKVHHIKIPEDWTGNVTFGGEKNNILFITASKSVYTLQTKTKGLK; this comes from the coding sequence ATGAAAAATATTTTGAATGCGGGTCTTGTTGGTTTGGTTTTGGCATTTCTCAATTGCAAATCACCAAATTACAATGCAATGCTTGAAAATACCGAACCAAAATTAATATCAAATCAGTTTTCATTTACCGAAGGTCCCGCAACAGATAAAACCGGAAATGTTTATTTTACGGACCAGCCCAACGATAAAATTTATTTCTGGGACTGGAAAACTGATAAAGTGTCTTTGTTTTTAGACAAAACCGGAAGAGCCAACGGAACGTATTTCGATGAGAACGATAATTTAATTACCTGTTCAGACAACGAAGGTGAAATCTGGAAAATTGGCAAAGATAAATCGATGGAGGTTTTATCTAAAGGCTTTAACGGAAAAAGATTAAACGGACCAAATGATCTTTGGCTCGATGGAAATGGAGGAATTTATTTCACAGATCCCTTGTATAGAAGAGATTACTGGCAAAATTTTAAAGTAGAAATTCCAGAAAAAAATCTGTATTACAGAAACAGAAATGGTAAGATTTCAAAACTGGAAACTTTTGTGCAACCCAACGGAATTATTGGAAGTATAAAGTTGAAAAAGCTGTATGTTTCAGATATTGATGCCGGAAAAACCTATGTTTATGATATTCTAGGCGACGGAAAATTGTCTGAAAAGAAACTTTTCTGTGAAATGGGATCAGACGGAATTACGCTTGATCAGGATGGAAATCTTTATATTACAGGAGACGGTGTTACGGTTTTTAATACCAAAGGTGAAAAAGTTCATCACATTAAAATTCCTGAAGACTGGACGGGGAATGTAACTTTTGGAGGAGAGAAAAACAATATTCTGTTTATTACCGCCTCAAAATCAGTTTATACTTTGCAGACAAAAACAAAAGGATTGAAATAG